AAACCGGCTGGCGTGTATTACGAATACTACTGTAATGCGCCCAGCGATGTTCCGGAGAGTGAGCTTCTGACCAGAATTGTAATGCCCATTATTGAAAAATAAAATCCTGGGTTCATAAAACCTCCTTACAATTTCTGTTTGGAGGTTTTACATCTATTTCTAGAAGAGGAAAACATATCAACTGGTGGTGAAAGGAATAAATATAGTACAATTCTCTTATGGAAACATCATGATTTGACAAGAAATAAAACAAAAGAGGAAAGCAGATTGTACATAAAATTATTAAGACACCTTCGATCCAGTGGATTACTTATATTTTGTTTTCTTTTTTTCACCGGATGGATGACAAGCTCAGCGAATGCAGATACGACTCAAATCGATCGAATCTATGGTTCAGACCGTTATGCGACAGCGGCAGCCATTTCCCAGAAAGGATGGGAATCGTCGGAGTATGCTGTCTTGGCCCGCGGCGATGACTTTGCAGACGCTCTCTGCGCCGGGCCACTGGCGGCGAAGTATCATGCTCCAATCCTGCTGACGGAGTCTGAATCCCTGAATGCTGATGCACAGAGTGAGATTCAACGGCTTGGTGTCAAGCGCGTATTTATTACAGGCGGGACTTCGAGCATCTCTGCGGAGATTGAGATAACACTGCGTGAAGCCGGTGTGATCGAGATCATTCGTCTCGCCGGTAATGACCGCTATGAAACATCGGTAAAAATCGCCAGAGAGTTAAACAGCAACAAGATGATTCTGGCGACAGGGAAGAATTATCCGGATGCACTCTCCATTGCGGTGGTGGCAGCTCAAGCGGAAATACCGATCTTACTCGCCGGTAAAGACAGGCTGCCGCAAAGCGTCAAGGAATATGTGCAAAAACAGACCATTGAGCAAGCCTATATTGTTGGAGGTACAGGCGTAATCAGCGAGGGGGTAGCCCAACAAGTGCCGGAAGCTTTCCGGTTAGCTGGTTCTGACCGTTATGCCACCAATGTAGCGGTTTTAGCGTACTTTTCCGGCCAATTGGATTTTTCCCGCTTGTTTGTTGCTGTGGGTGAGGGGCCCAAAGGAACAGAGTTCGCCGATGCTTTAACTGGTGCTGTACTGGCTGCTAAATCATCATCCCCGCTTATTCTCGTGCGTGACACCCTGCCGGAGGTTACGCAAAAATATCTTAAAGGGAAGATCACACCTTTTACGGTGGTGACGGGACTTGGCGGAGAGAATGCAGTTAAATTTCCGGTCCTGCAGCGGATCATTAATTTAGCCAATACCAACGATGGCGAACTTTCAGTATCTCCGGCGAGTACAATCGCGGGAGCCACCAAGAATATTTACCTGGTCTATCTTCCTGGGGAAAACATGAACAACGGAACCGTGGAGTTCTTCCTTCCGGATAAGTACTTGGCGATAGCCGGGCAGGATAAAATCACGATAAACGGAGCCATGAATGCATTAACCCCTGAACAGATTTTCGATGCTGGACAAAGGGTCAAGATATCGGGCCTGAACGTTACGACCGGTCAAAAAATAATCCTGACACTCAATGACAAAAGCGTTCAGGACATTGGCAACTATAATTTTAAGGTTATTGCGGATGCAGATGG
This genomic stretch from Dehalobacter restrictus DSM 9455 harbors:
- a CDS encoding cell wall-binding repeat-containing protein, whose product is MTSSANADTTQIDRIYGSDRYATAAAISQKGWESSEYAVLARGDDFADALCAGPLAAKYHAPILLTESESLNADAQSEIQRLGVKRVFITGGTSSISAEIEITLREAGVIEIIRLAGNDRYETSVKIARELNSNKMILATGKNYPDALSIAVVAAQAEIPILLAGKDRLPQSVKEYVQKQTIEQAYIVGGTGVISEGVAQQVPEAFRLAGSDRYATNVAVLAYFSGQLDFSRLFVAVGEGPKGTEFADALTGAVLAAKSSSPLILVRDTLPEVTQKYLKGKITPFTVVTGLGGENAVKFPVLQRIINLANTNDGELSVSPASTIAGATKNIYLVYLPGENMNNGTVEFFLPDKYLAIAGQDKITINGAMNALTPEQIFDAGQRVKISGLNVTTGQKIILTLNDKSVQDIGNYNFKVIADADGSGILRPSTGSLTESRTLPVRFPSLKVGIQLLSYNRPTTPLSPQGFVIHSTADPGATAQKIVQYFNYPNRYSSTHYVADWTETVQMIPEDEMAWHAARTANQRYLSVEMCEPEGNQPEQFKKVWDQTVLLVADACIRYGWDPQKDIFSHMDISYAYRETDHIDPIPFLKKYNKTWQDLLNAIQAKMVELQTN